One part of the Mariniblastus fucicola genome encodes these proteins:
- a CDS encoding FAD-dependent oxidoreductase, whose translation MSEKVVIIGSGPAGWSAAIYAARANLDPLLFEGTVKPEMIPLGQLAYTTEVENYPGFPFGNVRAFVESAVDKDRHWNLPSIPNHLREKKKRESLADIQPHYAVQGTELMELMKQQALNFDTRVVSDDIVDVDFGSSPMKVIPANGDPIETHSIIIATGARANYLGLPSEEAYKNKGVSACAVCDGALPLFWNKPLAVVGGGDSAVEEATYLANLKTAVKVYMIIRRDEMRASKIMAERAMNHPKIEILWNSVVEEVVGDGDLVNGLKIKSTKDDSISDLEVGGMFVAIGHTPNTGFLSGKLEMNDKGYIQWSKAFRTNTSVEGVFAAGDVADDYYRQAITSAGTGCMAALDVERYLADKGIE comes from the coding sequence GTGTCAGAAAAAGTCGTCATTATCGGAAGTGGTCCTGCGGGTTGGTCAGCAGCAATTTACGCCGCGCGTGCGAATCTCGATCCGCTTTTGTTTGAGGGCACGGTCAAGCCGGAGATGATTCCGCTGGGTCAGTTGGCGTACACCACCGAAGTCGAAAACTATCCTGGTTTTCCATTCGGCAACGTCCGTGCCTTTGTCGAAAGTGCAGTCGACAAGGACCGCCACTGGAACTTGCCTTCGATTCCGAATCATCTTCGCGAAAAAAAGAAACGCGAAAGCCTTGCGGACATCCAGCCCCACTATGCCGTTCAGGGCACCGAGTTGATGGAGCTGATGAAGCAGCAGGCGTTGAACTTCGATACGCGCGTCGTCAGCGATGACATTGTCGATGTCGATTTCGGTTCCAGCCCAATGAAAGTCATCCCAGCCAACGGTGATCCGATTGAGACTCATTCAATCATCATCGCCACCGGAGCACGCGCGAACTATCTTGGATTGCCGTCCGAAGAAGCCTACAAAAATAAAGGCGTCAGTGCCTGTGCGGTTTGCGATGGAGCACTTCCACTTTTCTGGAACAAACCGCTGGCCGTAGTCGGCGGCGGAGACTCGGCTGTCGAAGAGGCGACGTATCTTGCGAACCTGAAAACGGCCGTCAAGGTTTACATGATCATTCGTCGCGACGAAATGCGTGCCTCGAAGATCATGGCCGAACGAGCGATGAACCATCCGAAGATCGAGATCCTGTGGAACTCTGTGGTCGAGGAAGTTGTTGGCGATGGAGATCTGGTCAACGGCCTGAAAATCAAAAGCACCAAAGACGACAGTATCTCCGATTTGGAAGTCGGCGGCATGTTCGTCGCGATCGGCCACACGCCAAACACAGGGTTCCTGTCCGGCAAACTGGAGATGAACGATAAGGGATATATCCAGTGGAGCAAGGCGTTTCGCACCAATACCAGCGTCGAAGGCGTTTTTGCGGCCGGTGACGTGGCCGATGACTACTATCGTCAGGCAATCACTTCAGCCGGTACAGGCTGCATGGCGGCGTTGGATGTTGAAAGATATCTGGCCGACAAGGGCATCGAATAG
- a CDS encoding M28 family peptidase: MSAKIQILFCVLLLSLPAVLFAQQPTANAARQTKNEPATNPAKQDVPPESRIADAGADFNKDFAFNHLKAICDIGPRKSTSEGMATQQAMLQKHFEALGAMVGYQNFEVNDPRTGQPATLSNLIVRWHPERTKRLMICCHYDTRPFPDSDPVNPQGVFIGANDGASGAAFLCELGRHMQNQDGPVGFDFVFFDGEEFVFVARRDPMFLGSLHFARQYAAGNWDVKYDYAVLVDMIGDKSLQLKMEVNSYNMARNLTKMIWSIAKDLKVREFRASKGHTIKDDHLPLNEIAKIPTCDIIDFDYPKPGMRNRYWHTTQDSVENCSAESLGKVGIVMLEWTRRMQTLYEKNEKKKSRTANRR, encoded by the coding sequence ATGTCTGCGAAAATTCAAATACTGTTCTGCGTCTTGCTGCTGAGCCTACCCGCAGTGCTGTTCGCTCAACAACCGACTGCGAACGCTGCGCGGCAGACAAAAAACGAGCCTGCGACCAATCCGGCCAAACAGGACGTGCCGCCGGAATCGCGGATCGCGGACGCTGGCGCGGACTTTAACAAAGATTTCGCTTTCAATCACTTGAAAGCCATTTGTGACATTGGCCCTCGCAAGAGCACGTCGGAGGGCATGGCGACTCAGCAGGCGATGCTGCAAAAGCACTTCGAAGCTTTGGGTGCGATGGTCGGCTATCAGAATTTTGAAGTCAACGATCCGCGGACGGGCCAACCGGCGACGCTTTCGAACTTGATCGTGCGGTGGCATCCGGAGCGGACCAAACGACTGATGATCTGTTGTCATTACGACACGCGCCCGTTCCCTGACAGCGATCCGGTCAATCCGCAGGGCGTGTTTATCGGTGCCAACGACGGAGCGTCCGGAGCCGCTTTCCTTTGCGAGCTTGGTCGGCATATGCAAAATCAGGACGGCCCGGTTGGCTTTGATTTTGTATTCTTCGACGGCGAAGAATTCGTTTTCGTCGCACGCCGTGACCCAATGTTTCTGGGCTCTCTACATTTCGCCAGGCAATACGCCGCGGGAAACTGGGACGTCAAATACGACTATGCGGTTTTGGTCGACATGATCGGTGACAAAAGCTTGCAGTTGAAAATGGAAGTCAACAGCTACAACATGGCGAGGAATTTGACCAAAATGATCTGGTCTATCGCCAAAGATCTGAAAGTTCGCGAGTTTCGAGCGTCAAAAGGGCATACAATCAAGGACGATCACTTGCCGCTCAATGAGATCGCGAAAATTCCGACCTGCGACATCATTGACTTTGACTATCCCAAGCCAGGGATGCGAAATCGCTATTGGCATACGACGCAGGACAGCGTCGAGAATTGCAGCGCTGAGTCGCTGGGCAAAGTCGGTATCGTGATGCTCGAATGGACGCGGCGGATGCAGACGCTTTACGAGAAAAACGAAAAGAAGAAATCTCGCACTGCGAATCGAAGATAG
- a CDS encoding thioredoxin-like domain-containing protein yields MNRFIPYLLAFGALLPSSIVCADDKTDVGDVPAVELVSIRGAQNIVIEQQPEHELTVLCFLGTECPLAKLYAGRLEKFSKQFDKVRFVGISSNVQDSVDEVQQYIDRSGISFEFAKDYDNRFADQLKVTRTPEVVVFDSQRKIVYRGRIDDQYLPGVSRSSADRQDLKIAIENALAGKAIEVAETEPAGCLLGRKRESAAEATVTFANQVSRVLQRNCVECHRAGEIGPFSLETYEEAIGWADMMLEVIEEQRMPPWHADESVGKFANARNMSVADKQLLREWVDQGTPMGDAALLPQQIEYVSGWRLPREPDRVVEMSKQPYKIPADETVEYQYFVVDPNFTKDRWVSAAEVVPGNRSVVHHSIVFIRPPDGERARGVGWLAAYVPGQTPLSWKSNRARFVPKGSRLVFQMHYTPNGTPQTDVTKVGLVFADESAIEHELMTVMALDQEFEIPPFAASHEVALSRGRLPRDGTLLSVSPHMHYRGKSFVSSVTLKDKTDQPILSVPRYDFNWQHRYELAEPIELSEVRRLQATVEFDNSKENPFNPDPSKLVSWGDQTWEEMAVAFYDIAVPHQPNDAAVKNSESQNLQAEPTIQARQLTEDQLARVDEIERKYFERFDKDNDGFIVRGELPRAVRTWGFNAYDKNGDGKLTRDEVREQARIRVK; encoded by the coding sequence ATGAATCGTTTCATTCCATATCTGTTGGCTTTTGGCGCTTTGCTGCCGTCGTCGATCGTCTGCGCGGATGACAAAACGGATGTCGGCGATGTCCCGGCTGTCGAGTTAGTCAGCATTCGAGGGGCTCAGAACATCGTCATTGAGCAGCAGCCAGAGCACGAATTGACGGTGCTGTGTTTTCTGGGAACCGAGTGCCCGCTGGCAAAGCTCTACGCTGGCAGGCTGGAGAAATTTTCAAAGCAGTTCGACAAAGTTCGCTTTGTTGGCATCAGCAGCAATGTGCAAGACTCGGTCGACGAGGTCCAGCAGTACATCGATCGGTCCGGCATTTCGTTTGAGTTCGCCAAGGACTACGACAACCGATTCGCAGACCAGCTGAAAGTGACACGGACTCCGGAAGTCGTCGTTTTCGATTCGCAGCGGAAGATTGTTTACCGCGGACGAATCGATGATCAGTACTTGCCTGGCGTTTCACGGTCTTCTGCGGATCGTCAGGATTTGAAGATTGCGATCGAAAATGCGCTGGCGGGAAAAGCCATCGAAGTCGCCGAGACGGAGCCTGCAGGCTGTTTGCTGGGGCGAAAGCGCGAGTCGGCGGCGGAGGCAACGGTGACGTTTGCGAATCAGGTTTCCCGGGTGTTGCAAAGAAACTGTGTCGAATGCCATCGTGCGGGAGAGATCGGGCCGTTTTCTTTGGAGACGTACGAGGAAGCGATTGGTTGGGCTGACATGATGTTGGAAGTCATCGAGGAGCAGCGGATGCCTCCGTGGCACGCCGACGAATCAGTTGGGAAGTTTGCCAACGCCAGGAATATGAGCGTTGCTGACAAACAGTTGCTTCGCGAATGGGTCGATCAGGGGACGCCGATGGGCGACGCCGCGTTGCTGCCACAACAAATTGAATACGTTTCGGGGTGGCGATTGCCGCGGGAACCGGATCGCGTCGTTGAAATGAGCAAACAGCCTTACAAAATTCCAGCCGACGAGACCGTTGAGTATCAGTACTTCGTCGTCGATCCGAACTTCACCAAGGACCGCTGGGTTTCGGCCGCGGAAGTCGTGCCAGGCAATCGCTCGGTCGTGCACCACTCGATTGTTTTCATTCGTCCGCCCGACGGAGAGCGGGCTCGTGGAGTTGGCTGGCTGGCGGCTTACGTGCCTGGACAAACGCCGCTTTCATGGAAGTCCAATCGAGCCCGGTTTGTGCCCAAGGGTTCGCGTCTGGTTTTTCAAATGCACTACACGCCCAACGGAACGCCGCAAACGGATGTCACCAAAGTGGGGCTCGTGTTTGCCGATGAGTCCGCGATCGAACATGAGCTGATGACGGTGATGGCACTCGATCAGGAGTTCGAAATACCGCCTTTTGCCGCGTCGCATGAGGTGGCTCTCAGTCGCGGACGATTGCCGCGCGATGGCACGCTGCTTTCGGTCTCGCCGCACATGCACTATCGCGGCAAGTCCTTCGTTTCGTCGGTGACGCTGAAAGATAAAACGGACCAGCCGATTCTCAGTGTGCCACGCTACGATTTCAACTGGCAGCATCGCTACGAACTGGCGGAACCGATTGAGCTAAGCGAAGTTCGCCGTTTGCAGGCGACGGTTGAGTTCGATAACTCAAAGGAGAACCCGTTCAATCCCGATCCGTCTAAACTGGTTTCCTGGGGAGACCAAACCTGGGAAGAGATGGCGGTTGCGTTCTACGACATTGCAGTCCCGCACCAGCCCAATGATGCCGCGGTCAAGAATTCGGAGAGCCAGAATCTACAGGCAGAGCCTACGATTCAAGCTCGCCAACTGACCGAAGATCAATTGGCGAGAGTTGACGAAATCGAACGCAAATATTTCGAACGTTTCGACAAAGACAACGATGGGTTCATTGTTCGTGGCGAACTTCCCCGTGCCGTGCGAACCTGGGGATTCAACGCCTACGACAAAAACGGAGACGGAAAGCTGACTCGTGATGAAGTCCGTGAGCAGGCGAGAATCCGCGTGAAGTAA
- a CDS encoding sensor histidine kinase, translated as MNHCQQSEISQLREENASLRKQLERCQKMTALGELVSTTTHEFNNVLMTIMNYAKMGMRYDDKETRDKAFDKINQASNRAVKITNSVLGMARNRSEHFEQTDLKRIIDETMVLLERELQKYRISVEMDLGENVAEVSAIGNQVQQVLLNLLINARQAMPDGGRLLIKLKNDEVSKSVHLSVRDFGTGMTDETMRKIFEPYYSTKEGPDESGKGGTGLGLAACKNIIEAHGGKIRVESAIGKGTNFTIKLPVEQQKSPVCSARGIAGTMSQMNAGVSAVSQS; from the coding sequence GTGAACCACTGCCAGCAATCCGAAATCAGTCAACTTCGTGAAGAAAATGCTTCGCTACGCAAGCAGCTGGAACGCTGTCAGAAAATGACGGCTCTTGGTGAACTCGTCAGCACGACGACTCACGAGTTCAACAATGTTCTGATGACCATCATGAACTACGCCAAGATGGGCATGCGTTACGACGACAAGGAAACCCGCGACAAGGCCTTCGACAAAATCAATCAGGCGAGCAATCGCGCTGTGAAAATCACCAACTCGGTCCTTGGAATGGCTCGCAATCGAAGCGAACATTTTGAGCAGACGGATCTCAAGCGAATCATTGACGAAACGATGGTGCTGCTGGAACGTGAACTGCAAAAGTATCGTATCTCTGTCGAGATGGACCTTGGCGAAAACGTTGCTGAAGTTTCCGCGATCGGCAACCAGGTCCAGCAAGTTCTTCTCAACCTGCTGATCAACGCTCGGCAAGCGATGCCCGATGGCGGACGTTTGCTGATCAAACTGAAAAACGACGAAGTTTCGAAATCGGTTCACCTCTCGGTTCGCGATTTTGGTACCGGCATGACGGACGAGACGATGCGAAAGATCTTCGAGCCTTACTATTCGACGAAGGAAGGTCCCGATGAGTCGGGCAAGGGCGGAACAGGACTTGGCCTGGCGGCTTGCAAGAATATCATCGAAGCCCACGGCGGAAAGATTCGCGTCGAAAGTGCGATCGGCAAGGGCACGAACTTTACGATCAAGCTGCCGGTCGAGCAACAAAAGTCACCCGTGTGTTCCGCGCGAGGAATTGCAGGAACCATGTCGCAGATGAATGCAGGTGTCTCGGCCGTTTCACAGAGCTAA
- a CDS encoding serine/threonine-protein kinase, protein MGRDQIKCKRCAQQPAELDQEICLRCRDDEQATLPPTPNHTDDATIVPGQHQYDAPNAKRIGDYELIEEIARGGMGVVYKANHRNLNRVSAVKMILGGQFSSEEERQRFRIKAESAARLDHPAIVPIYEIGDHDGRAFFAMKYVDGGSLAERATSFAKDPKSAAQLMIAVAEGVHHAHQRGVLHRDLKPANILLDKEGQPYVTDLGLAKSTTGGSDLTHTGAVLGTPAYMPPEQAAGKSVTTAADVYSLGAILYELLVGQPAYRGETTVNVVMQVIDGPPEPPQKVNPDVDRDLELICLKAMAREPDERYSSAQAMADDLQSWLTGDAISVRAPSFQSRIASWMKKNQSLAYGIFAVVFGVLVCSPIAISFFSNSVGEIYDQFPDTDRPWLYRVSVPKFLSFLFSMLLFLIIWPSIGLLNATISNPPTFTRSITAGIRISAILSLIFYVLVGWLIVIQGVNNYSNSSLETVVEAVWPGDESTPAEAKEKANELFGGLDHIPESERASVVAKRFKADRYASFSFSLGVALLVVLVFAGPIVYGTMIAASLRRRKLRNWLFLIRYLIAWTSVSGLLLITFLTVMSRLSNGVVLKSHPAGIVVGVVILIAASYLSLRRWKKSPQVNVA, encoded by the coding sequence ATGGGCCGAGACCAAATCAAATGTAAACGTTGTGCGCAGCAGCCTGCTGAACTTGATCAGGAAATCTGTTTGCGATGCCGTGACGACGAGCAAGCCACGCTTCCTCCGACGCCCAACCACACCGACGACGCGACGATCGTTCCCGGTCAGCATCAATACGATGCGCCGAACGCGAAACGAATCGGCGACTATGAGTTAATCGAAGAGATCGCACGCGGCGGCATGGGCGTCGTCTACAAAGCCAACCATCGCAATCTGAATCGTGTCTCCGCCGTCAAAATGATCCTCGGCGGCCAGTTTTCTTCCGAAGAAGAACGCCAGCGTTTCCGTATCAAAGCCGAATCAGCGGCACGACTGGACCATCCGGCCATCGTCCCGATCTACGAAATCGGCGACCACGACGGCCGAGCATTCTTTGCGATGAAGTACGTCGACGGCGGATCATTGGCAGAACGAGCGACGTCTTTCGCGAAGGACCCGAAATCCGCAGCCCAACTGATGATCGCGGTTGCCGAAGGAGTCCATCATGCTCATCAACGCGGCGTGCTGCATCGCGATCTGAAACCGGCCAACATTTTGCTGGACAAGGAAGGGCAACCCTACGTCACGGATCTGGGCTTGGCCAAAAGCACGACCGGAGGCAGTGACCTGACTCACACCGGTGCCGTGCTGGGAACGCCCGCCTACATGCCTCCCGAACAGGCCGCCGGAAAATCGGTCACCACCGCGGCAGATGTGTACTCGTTGGGTGCGATCCTCTATGAGTTGCTGGTGGGGCAGCCCGCCTATCGGGGCGAAACGACGGTCAATGTGGTGATGCAAGTCATCGACGGACCGCCGGAGCCTCCACAGAAAGTTAATCCGGATGTCGATCGCGACCTTGAGCTGATTTGTCTCAAGGCGATGGCTCGCGAACCCGACGAACGGTACTCGTCAGCCCAGGCGATGGCCGACGACTTGCAATCCTGGCTGACCGGCGACGCCATCAGCGTCCGGGCTCCGTCGTTTCAATCCCGTATCGCGAGCTGGATGAAGAAAAACCAGAGTCTGGCTTACGGAATTTTCGCTGTCGTCTTCGGTGTGTTGGTTTGTTCTCCGATTGCGATCAGTTTTTTCTCAAACAGTGTCGGAGAAATCTACGACCAGTTTCCGGATACGGATCGCCCGTGGTTGTACCGAGTTTCGGTGCCGAAGTTCCTCTCGTTTTTGTTCTCGATGCTGCTTTTTCTGATCATCTGGCCATCGATTGGACTGCTGAACGCGACCATTTCGAATCCGCCAACGTTCACACGCTCGATCACCGCTGGTATTCGAATTTCAGCCATCCTTTCTCTGATCTTTTACGTGCTGGTTGGCTGGCTTATCGTGATTCAGGGTGTCAACAACTATTCGAACTCGAGTCTCGAAACCGTAGTCGAAGCAGTCTGGCCGGGCGACGAAAGCACGCCTGCCGAGGCGAAGGAGAAAGCCAACGAACTGTTTGGCGGACTGGACCACATCCCCGAATCGGAACGAGCCAGCGTTGTGGCGAAGCGATTTAAGGCCGACCGTTATGCCAGTTTTTCGTTTTCCTTGGGAGTCGCGTTACTCGTGGTCCTGGTCTTCGCCGGCCCGATTGTTTACGGAACCATGATTGCTGCCAGTCTGAGACGACGCAAACTTCGCAACTGGCTTTTTCTGATTCGCTATCTGATCGCGTGGACGTCGGTCTCGGGATTGCTGCTGATCACTTTCCTGACCGTGATGTCACGACTAAGCAACGGTGTGGTGCTCAAGAGTCATCCCGCCGGGATAGTTGTTGGCGTCGTAATTTTGATTGCAGCGAGCTATCTATCGCTTCGCCGTTGGAAGAAGTCGCCGCAAGTTAACGTTGCGTGA
- the lysA gene encoding diaminopimelate decarboxylase — protein MTVQQQFSITRTEISGHNVFDLAKKFGTPTYVYDAETIRQRIEQLKQFDVIRFAQKANSNIAVLNLMRENGVVVDAVSSGEVHRAKAAGYALNATPHQIVYTADIFDREALDLVVHDNIPVNCGSPDMIVQLGKLAPGREITLRINPGFGHGHSNKTNTGGQSSKHGIWHDQLDQCVDLAKEHGLIVAGLHMHIGSGTDFEHLSQVCDAMKQTALAVGDSIHTISAGGGLPTPYKDSDQPLDIDRYFQLWDATRKELESEFGHDVSLEIEPGRFLVAECGYLISEIRAIKTMGENLFYLVDAGFNNLARPILYGSYHPMSVAFANESTEETQDVIVGGPLCESGDIFTQEEGGFVCSRELPKASVGDLLVIECAGAYGYVMSSNYNSKPMAAEVLIDGGEAHLIRKRQTPDDIIAGESIPS, from the coding sequence ATGACGGTACAGCAACAGTTTTCAATCACTCGCACCGAAATCTCAGGCCACAACGTTTTCGACCTGGCCAAAAAATTTGGAACGCCGACTTACGTTTACGATGCCGAAACGATTCGACAACGGATTGAGCAGCTGAAACAGTTCGACGTAATTCGCTTCGCCCAGAAAGCGAACTCGAACATTGCCGTGTTGAACTTGATGCGTGAAAACGGAGTCGTAGTTGACGCGGTGAGTTCGGGAGAAGTCCACAGGGCGAAGGCTGCCGGATATGCCTTGAATGCGACCCCGCACCAAATCGTTTACACGGCTGACATCTTTGATCGGGAGGCATTGGACCTGGTTGTTCATGACAACATCCCTGTCAATTGTGGTTCGCCAGACATGATCGTGCAGCTTGGGAAACTTGCTCCGGGCCGCGAGATCACGTTGCGGATCAATCCGGGATTTGGTCACGGTCACAGCAACAAAACCAACACCGGTGGTCAGTCGTCGAAGCACGGGATTTGGCACGATCAGCTTGACCAGTGCGTGGACCTGGCAAAAGAGCACGGTTTGATCGTCGCGGGTCTGCACATGCATATTGGTTCAGGCACGGACTTCGAGCACCTTTCCCAGGTCTGCGACGCGATGAAGCAAACAGCTCTCGCGGTCGGCGATTCGATTCACACGATCAGCGCCGGCGGTGGTTTGCCGACGCCGTACAAAGATTCCGATCAGCCGTTGGATATCGATCGCTATTTTCAGCTTTGGGACGCGACGCGGAAGGAACTGGAATCCGAATTCGGTCACGATGTTTCGCTGGAGATCGAGCCGGGGCGATTCCTGGTCGCCGAGTGCGGTTACTTGATCAGTGAGATCCGCGCGATCAAGACGATGGGCGAGAACTTGTTTTACCTGGTCGATGCGGGCTTCAACAATTTGGCCAGGCCAATTCTGTACGGTTCGTACCATCCGATGTCGGTTGCGTTCGCGAATGAGTCGACGGAGGAGACGCAGGATGTGATCGTCGGCGGTCCACTGTGCGAATCCGGAGACATTTTTACTCAGGAAGAGGGCGGATTCGTGTGCTCACGCGAACTTCCGAAAGCCAGCGTTGGCGATTTGCTGGTGATCGAGTGTGCTGGCGCGTACGGCTACGTGATGAGTTCCAACTACAACAGCAAGCCGATGGCGGCGGAAGTTTTGATCGACGGTGGCGAGGCTCATTTGATTCGCAAGCGTCAAACGCCGGACGATATTATTGCTGGTGAGTCGATTCCGTCGTGA
- a CDS encoding bifunctional folylpolyglutamate synthase/dihydrofolate synthase: protein MNDSTSTRLARQLSELYQRVNYERQSTAGPRSFKLQTMHDLMHRLGHPHQFAPVIHVAGTKGKGSVSKMTGEILRHAGLRTGIYSSPHLERINQRIAVDDQLISDDQLSDVLDQIQPAIESLDEEFAARNERGLTFFEIITAAGFQHFANSKVDAVVLEVGLGGRLDSTNVCQPAVSVITNISLDHTKQLGDTIAKIATEKAGIIKPGVPVVSGALHPEAMEVIADVAADRGAHLFQLDRDMRTVRESHRTFRCEGSTREPFEVTELECKMPGDHQRANAALAITACKILVDQGWEISDDQIRSGIASAMLPGRTEILSREPFVMMDMAHNGASADALIQTLIAEVSPESRKRFLVATTRDKDTAEIIEPLVATADELILTRYQENPRGKPIVELSAAVEESISRRRDLGQRFPDVQICETPRLAWQYLLDSLEQKDAICVAGSAFLVAELRPDVMAWLAQK from the coding sequence ATGAACGATTCCACAAGCACAAGACTCGCGCGACAACTCTCCGAGCTGTATCAACGCGTCAATTACGAACGTCAAAGCACGGCCGGTCCTCGCAGTTTCAAACTGCAGACGATGCACGACTTGATGCATCGGCTCGGCCACCCGCACCAATTCGCTCCTGTGATTCACGTGGCGGGCACGAAAGGCAAAGGCTCGGTTTCGAAAATGACTGGCGAGATTTTGCGCCATGCTGGTTTGAGAACAGGCATCTACAGCTCGCCGCACCTCGAACGAATCAACCAGCGGATCGCGGTCGACGACCAGTTGATCTCCGACGATCAGCTTTCTGATGTGCTTGATCAAATCCAGCCAGCCATCGAATCGCTCGACGAAGAATTCGCGGCTCGCAATGAACGCGGTTTAACCTTCTTCGAAATCATCACCGCAGCGGGCTTTCAACACTTCGCAAACTCGAAAGTCGATGCCGTCGTGCTGGAAGTCGGGCTTGGCGGACGGCTTGATTCCACCAACGTCTGCCAGCCAGCGGTCAGCGTCATCACCAACATCAGCCTCGACCATACCAAGCAGCTTGGTGACACGATTGCAAAAATCGCGACAGAGAAAGCCGGCATCATCAAACCCGGCGTGCCTGTGGTCAGTGGAGCACTTCATCCGGAAGCCATGGAAGTCATCGCCGATGTCGCGGCCGATCGTGGTGCTCATCTTTTTCAGCTCGATCGCGACATGCGAACTGTTCGGGAAAGTCACAGGACGTTCCGTTGCGAAGGAAGCACACGCGAGCCGTTCGAGGTGACTGAGCTTGAGTGCAAAATGCCGGGCGATCACCAGCGAGCCAACGCGGCGCTAGCGATTACGGCTTGCAAAATCCTGGTCGACCAGGGCTGGGAAATTTCAGACGATCAAATTCGCAGCGGGATTGCTTCGGCCATGCTTCCCGGTCGGACCGAGATTCTTTCGCGCGAGCCATTTGTGATGATGGACATGGCTCACAATGGAGCTTCGGCAGACGCATTGATACAAACCTTGATCGCCGAAGTCAGCCCCGAGTCACGCAAACGTTTTTTGGTTGCGACGACACGAGACAAGGACACGGCCGAGATCATTGAGCCGCTGGTCGCGACGGCGGATGAGCTTATTCTGACTCGGTACCAGGAAAATCCTCGCGGCAAACCGATTGTTGAACTTTCGGCAGCGGTCGAAGAGTCGATCTCGCGTCGCAGGGATCTTGGACAACGGTTTCCTGACGTACAAATCTGCGAAACTCCCCGACTTGCCTGGCAATATTTGCTGGATTCGCTCGAACAGAAAGATGCGATTTGCGTTGCCGGATCTGCATTTCTGGTGGCTGAATTGCGGCCAGATGTGATGGCCTGGTTGGCGCAGAAATAG
- a CDS encoding DUF2007 domain-containing protein produces the protein MNRKTIEAGILLMFALAIVGLLGSLFVLPSEEARQLIWPCLLGAVMGLATFAGFLAWGRVAKDPNAPTVVASLPDEMSASALVVQLEAHGIKARAVGGFTSGFQTEIASDVRVVVAASDYKAAVQVINNSPEPKLE, from the coding sequence ATGAACAGAAAAACCATCGAAGCCGGAATCCTCCTGATGTTCGCGTTGGCCATCGTCGGCCTGCTCGGATCGCTGTTCGTGCTCCCGTCCGAAGAAGCCCGACAACTGATCTGGCCGTGCTTGCTCGGCGCCGTGATGGGGCTGGCAACTTTCGCCGGATTCCTCGCGTGGGGACGTGTCGCCAAAGATCCAAACGCTCCTACCGTGGTCGCGTCGCTTCCGGACGAAATGAGCGCCAGTGCGCTGGTCGTCCAGCTGGAAGCTCATGGAATTAAAGCTCGCGCCGTCGGTGGATTCACTTCCGGCTTTCAAACCGAGATCGCAAGTGACGTTCGCGTCGTGGTGGCAGCGTCGGACTACAAGGCTGCTGTGCAAGTTATCAACAATTCTCCGGAGCCAAAGCTTGAGTAG